The proteins below come from a single Balaenoptera musculus isolate JJ_BM4_2016_0621 chromosome 1, mBalMus1.pri.v3, whole genome shotgun sequence genomic window:
- the SHISAL2A gene encoding LOW QUALITY PROTEIN: protein shisa-like-2A (The sequence of the model RefSeq protein was modified relative to this genomic sequence to represent the inferred CDS: inserted 1 base in 1 codon) has product PLRRRAPRCVFLVSASISFSLLISASLLVSFSGSVLSPSVRLSAAVFCCGFRDHKYCCDDPHGFFPCEHSCMWWLSIGALVGLSIAAVVLLALVVTACVLCYLFISSKPHTKLDPGLSLQATGKKEVPPDCQGGNMGNSVEVPGVNPLGQSHPXLNPWPDCNEEQAMDPKRLLRHCFMATVTAGDIPGSPEEDPVPSLDQLHKHPVLLLLGWDHPLSSTGQEE; this is encoded by the exons CCGCTGCGTCGCCGCGCCCCTCGCTGTGTCTTCCTCGTCTCTGcgtcaatctctttctctctgcttatctctgcctctctccttgtATCTTTCTCGGGCTCAGTTCTGTCTCCGTCCGTCCGTCTCTCGGCGGCCGTCTTCTGCTGCGGCTTCCGCGACCACAAGTACTGCTGCGACGACCCGCACGGCTTCTTCCCCTGCGAGCATAGCTGCATGTGGTGGCTCAG TATTGGTGCTCTTGTGGGCCTGTCCATAGCAGCAGTGGTCCTCCTGGCCCTCGTTGTCACCGCCTGTGTGCTTTGTTACCTGTTCATCAGCTCAAAACCCCACACAAAGTTGGACCCAGGATTAAGCTTACAGGCTACAGGTAAGAAAGAG GTACCGCCTGACTGCCAAGGTGGGAACATGGGCAATTCAGTGGAGGTGCCAGGAGTGAACCCTCTCGGGCAGAGTCACC TCCTGAACCCATGGCCggactgcaatgaagagcaggcCATGGACCCCAAACGCCTCCTCCGGCACTGCTTCATGGCTACAGTGACGGCCGGTGACATTCCGGGCAGCCCAGAGGAGGACCCTGTCCCCAGTCTAGACCAGCTCCATAAACACCCA gtgctgctgctgctgggctggGACCACCCTTTGAGCTCCACCGGCCAGGAAGAATAA